Genomic segment of Citrus sinensis cultivar Valencia sweet orange chromosome 7, DVS_A1.0, whole genome shotgun sequence:
AATGCCACCATATCAATCATCGAatcgtcttcttcttctcctgcTTCTTCTGTTGGTGTTGCTGGTGGTTTTAATGCACTGCTGCATTTCTTCCTTATCAAGGAACCACAAAGCTCATGGTTTCCTGTATAACTGCTCTCATCAAATGTGGCAAACTGCTCTTTGTCTGGGGTTGGACCCGACAAGTTGTTGTATGACACATTGAAGTTGGATAAAAAGTTGAGCCCAGTGAGTTGAGGAGGAATATGACCACTTAATCTGTTGTGGGAAAGGTCTAGGCTCTCTGTCATTTTTAGATTGGAGAAGCTCTCTGGTATAGCAcctgataaaaaattattagacaGATTCAGTGCACGAATATTTTGAAGTTGCCCAATTTCGCGGGGAATTTCTCCGCTCAACTCATTGCTTGACAAATCCAGTCCAGCCATGTACTTTAAGTTTGCTGCCGATGAAAAATTCATATCTATTCTTTGTCACAAATTCTGCTTCTACTCTTTGATTTATTGAGGCATGTGGTTCAATGGGCGGTTGTAGATCAAGAGTAGAATTGTAGTAAGTAGTAACAATAGAATCGATGTAGAAACCTTGATACGCTGTGTATTCATCAGGCAAACCATAGtcatacaaataataattagttcATTCTCTCCAGAATGACACGTTACCCAAGCATGAAGGTATTGACCCACTAAATGTGTTATTTGAAAGATCCATGATACGTAATTTTGCTCACTGGCACAATTCATTAGGAATATGTCCTTGTAGAGAATTCCCTCTTAAAAGAAGAACATGCAAATTCGAAAGCTCATTGATCTGATAAGGAATCCTAccaaagaatttattatccCTCAAATCTAGAGTGATTAATTTAGAGCTTCTAAACAATGCATTGGGAATTTACCCAGTAATAGCATTCTTCTGCAAATAAAGGTGTTTCACTGATGAAAGATTGAAGGAAGATACCAAGGACCCAGACAAACTATTTTCAAAGATGTCTATAAGCTCAAGACTTTTAAGTTGGCTAAGTTGGACTAGAATATTAGcttccaaataattttttgacattaaaagAACCCTAAGAGTTGAGATGTTACCAATCCAATTAGGAATATTACCGGATAACATGTTGTCAGATATATCTAACCCCTCTAATGAAGTGGAGCTCCTCAAACCATCATCCATCTTCCCACTGAAATGATTGTTGTCCAAATATAACCAATGCAAATGGGTCAAGTTCATATATTTGGGAAAAATTTGGCCAAAGAAATTGTTATTTGATAGGTCTAACAAATCTAGAGCGACGCAACCAGAGACTATAGGTCGGGGTAATTCtcctgaaaaattatttctagaCAAATCCTGCATATATAACTCTTTCATCTCACCTATTGAATAAGGAATATCAccttcaaaaatattttttggcatatccaaataaatcaatttctgAAGGACAATACCCATATTCCGTGGTAGCTTACCAGCGAAATTGTTATTGGAACTATCTAGATGACGAAGCATATCGTGTTTGGCATTGGGAAGTAGATGAAGAATTCCTGAGAGTGAGTTGTTCGCCAaagacaaatatttttatcttttgttgttttggaACAACCAAATTGGGAAATTGCCAACCACCTTATTATTAGAGAGGTCAAGGAATATTAAGTGGTAATGTTGTAAAAGAAAACTAGGAATGACATGTAAGTGGCAGTCGGATAATTTGAGAACCTTCAATTGAGATGTGGGGTGCCAGGTTTCAGTTTTCACTTGTAACATATTGCTTCCTGATGAGATTAACAAGACCTCGAGCTTCGAATGATTAGccaatgaatttattgagattGTTCCTTGGAAATTAATGGAAAAGCGATCTAAATATTCAAGTGATGTGAGATTAGTCAAGGTAGAAGGAACTTTTCCACTTAATTGATTATTAGAAATATCAAGAACTTTGAGATGCGTTAAGTTGTTGAGACACTGAGGAATGTGACCCTCAAAGTTATTTGAGCTTAGATCCAACTCaaaaagattcttcaaattacATATTCctaaacttgaaaataaaagattaaaattttatagaatgAAAACTAATTATAGCGAATTCGGTCAAAATCCAATACAAGACTTAAAAAAcagataaaaatcaaatttcctAATTATTTTGGTCAGCGGTTTTAttccattaaaataaatgaattaaaaccATGTTAATTGTTTTAcgagttaataattttatattaatttatttattttaccttcTATTTATTAGTCTTATGAATAATTTATAAGATTTAACAATTGTATTAtaagtaatatttaaaaaaaaatactattagcatttattatttaataaatctatttagataatttaaaattttgttattgatgTCAGAGTTTGGGTCAATGGTCAACAATTAATAGTTACtacgaatttttttttccctcccttTCTAATTGATAGATTTCATGTGTTCCGAAAACGAAgtttagagaaaaagaaaaggaaaaggaaaaggaaaaggaaaaaaaaaatgactgcGAGGCCACTTTCCCAGGGTCTTGGTTGCAATGCGCGCATGTACACAGGCTGAAGCCAGCAAGATGGTATCAAACATATATACCTTGCTTGATTCTGGAACCTTCAATGTTATTGGAACGAAGATTCAGAGTGGTAAGTGAAGTTAGTGTATTCAAATATGGTAATATGTTGTCGTTGAGGAAATCACCACCAAGATTTAAGAACTTCAGCTGTTTCAAACTCCCCAAGCTGTCGTAAGCTGCAAATGCATatgaattattatcattaattagtCACTGACAAAATAATTACGAATGagtaatatatacatatgctTGTACCTTTATTCTCATAGAAGCCTTTAAACCAATTATCAGATAAGTCAAGGCACTGCAATTCTTCGAAAGGGTGAAACAATGACATATTCAGAAGAGAAACTTCATAAGAATAAAAGAGTTATAATCAGAGCagttgatttttgttttctgattGAGTGAGAGTTGCGTCACCCGTCGGGTGGTGGCGTTGCACTTAATTCTCTCCCAATCGTTACAACAATCAGACGACAttccatcatcatcaaatcatGAAGAAAGAACTTCGTCATCATATCCAACATCACTGGCTGATGCGAAGAAGCTCTTGATTTCCAACAGAGCAATCATCTCTGTTTCCAAGCATGCTTTGTATCCATGTAACTGAATCAAAGCTATGCCAATCTACAATGACAACTTCATCAAAagcattttcattattaatattaactgCGAGAGAAACACTCACAAGATTGACCAGTCAATTGTTGCtctcttgaattttttctgGTTCTCTAGCAAATATATGACTTATATATACAATGGCAGTTTTGTGcagaatgaaaattttgcgCATTTTCACGTGCCTGTCAATGAGAAAGCATGCATTGATTGAAAAAAGTAAGTGAGAGAATGTTACCTGTTGATACATGTTATCTGCTTGTGACGTTAGTACCGtccaaagaaattgaaatgtgaaataattgaagatgCAAAATGGTTGATTTCACGGGCCTGGCCTTTGGCAAAGTGAAATGTTAGCCACACACTTTACCAGTCAGTCAAGTGTCAACATTTGTAGCATAAGGAAATTGCGGCATCTTAGCTGGATTTTGAGGGTCGCTATTTCGTATATCAGTCCCATTTGTTAGTGGGGACTCACATTCTGTCCTATAGTGGGCTCACAaatatttaacataattttgataattactTAAACCGCGTTTCcttgataattaaagaaaaagagaagtgaATGAAGTAAAAGATACTGATGACCGTAATTATGCAAATAAATACAAGACTTTACAGTAGATTAGACCACCAATTGTGCTTTTTCGTCCCATAATAATGCATCTGCTTTAACAAGATACGAGTGAACTTAGGCTTATCTTTCTTTCGCAATGTAAATTCTTGCCAAAAAATACATGTTATCTACTGGTGAATtagtttgataaaataaaggCTTAAAGTTTAGTTGAGTAAAATGTTGGCGTAAAGAAATTAGCTACTGGAAAATCACCAAGTGCTTGTTAAGGTAATATACAATTTCAATTGAACATCAAGTGATGGAAACATCAAAAAccccataaaaaattaaacaaaaccaGTTGCAATGCAAATAAACAAGTTTTCAGTTGAGATGGCAGAACTAATTCCTTCACAATCAAGTGTGATTTCTCAATTTGTTCTATTTGCCCAAAAAGACATGGTCAAGTATTTGAaagcatttttatttagttgacTATTCGAGTTTGAATTTGGAATAAgaggttaaaaaataatttttgtctttactCACCTCTTcctttagaaaaagaaaaattttaatttttgatcaAGCTCACTTAAATGCATCATGTGCAAATCACGTGACATCTTGAGTTACCATGTAATTTGGCTTTATAAGTGTTTTCTGTTTCTGAAAacgaaaaataataaaatggaaATGCCTTTAGCTATTGGCTAGACATTTTCAGAAACGTTTTTCGTGAACAGAAAAAGTTTTTGTAAAGAGGCATTGAGCGATCAGGCTCTTGTCGTGGCCTGCGGCCTGCAGTCCTCAACAATCCTCATTTGGCCTCTTTATAAtccatttttaataaagtatagataaaaatagatatattACCGGTTTTCAAATTAcacttaatattattaaatctttAGACGGAGCTTTAAATCTATAAATTCAAACTTCCAAcatatcataaattatttttagagcCCGCATGTTGGATTGTCTCATTTAAGTTTCACTTTGATTTCTAGCACATCATTCAAATGAGTTGCTTTAGTATATCTAGCTAGTTTTGAACAAAGCAAGTGAGAATATTACATCTGCTTTAGCAAGAAACGAGTGAATGAAAACATTTGACCAGAttcaagagagaaaagaatGTTGAAATATTGACTTGAATATTATGGTAAAATGAGTTTGACTTTAGTACCGACCaaagaaataattgaagatGCAAATTGGTTAGTTTGACGTGCATGGCTATTGGCAAAGTGAAATGTTAGCTTCGCACTTCACTTGTGAATGTACAACAACATTTGCTGCATAAGGAAATTGCGGCGTCTCAGCCGCATTGTGAGAGTTGTTTTCAAATcccatttcttttctttgtatttgttCATTGCCacgaccttttttttttccgcaGCTCACGTGATCACCATAATTTTGATAGCTACTCAAACGCGTTTCTGCAATAACTAACGAAAGGAAAAGTGAACGAATAAGTAAAAGGTACTGATGACCGTAATCAGGTAAATGAATACAAGGCTTTACAATAGATTAGACCACCAAATCACGACCATAACGAATAAACAATTTGTGCCTTTTGAATACATCTGCTTTCACAATGTAAACTTGCCAAAATACATGTAATCTGCTAGTGAAATAAGTTTATAAAACAAAGGCTTAAAGTTAAAAGCTGACTAAAATATTGGCGTCAAGAACGCTACGGGGAAAATTCAACTGTGAGCTGCAGTCTGCAGTCCTCAACAATCCGGGAAAAGGCTGAGGAGGCGCGCGCCTGCACACTAATTGGGCAGGTCTGATgggattta
This window contains:
- the LOC127898802 gene encoding receptor-like protein 1, which produces MAGLDLSSNELSGEIPREIGQLQNIRALNLSNNFLSGAIPESFSNLKMTESLDLSHNRLSGHIPPQLTGLNFLSNFNVSYNNLSGPTPDKEQFATFDESSYTGNHELCGSLIRKKCSSALKPPATPTEEAGEEEDDSMIDMVALKWSFGASFVTVILGLFAVLWINSYWRRRWFYFIDECIDTCYYWLFKYAFYR